The genomic region AACCTTTTGTGATCGGTACATTTGCTTAAATAAAGGGGAAATAATTGGACATGGTACAAAAGAAAGTCTTATTAGAAAATCTAATTTATGCCCAGGTGGCTCTCACTCCCTTGAGACCGTGTTTATGCAGTTATTAGCTCAATCAAAGGAAGATGAAACATGTACGGATTAATTAAAGTTATTTTAAAAATAAAGTGGAGGTTTTATGTAGCTAATTTTAAGAAAGTAGCAAAATACTTGCTTGCAATCCTAATCGGTGGGGCAATTATCATTGGTAACGTGGATCTTTTAATAGACAATAAAATGGTGCAAGAAAACGGGAGGTTTATATTATCCTTACTTATCACTATATTTATATTTCATAAGACAGTTTGGGATAAAAAACCTTGTATATATTTTTCTTTGCCTAGTTATTACTATATACTGGGTAGTTCAATAAAATCTTCACACTTATATCTAATGAAGTTTGCTTTGCTTTTTTTAAGTAACTCCATTATCTCACTAGGCATATTAGCCTTCCTCACATTCTTAGGAGCTTTTGACTTATCTGAAGCTTGGTTTAGATTTTTGAACTTACTTTTTCTTATGTGTAGCTGCCAATTTCTGAGCTTGATTTACTATAGCTTTGAGTTTAAAGGTAAATTATTAGTTCGAATTATATCCGCTATGGTACTGTGGTCAATCTTTATGACTATGGATTTTAGCTTTTTAATACTAATGCTGCTATCTACTGTCTTAGTATGGGTGTTTTTAAAATTCAATTTTAATATGAATCACCCCAAATTTCTAAGCGACTGTAGATTTATTTATTTAAGTAAAAAGTATTTCTTGGAAGATAATTGGGCTGGTTTGCAAACTTTAGCAAATGAAGCTAAGAAAGGCAAGAAAAATAATAAGATCTTAGGAAGAAGATATATGGCAGGCTGGAAGGGTTTACTTTTAAAAGAGGTTGTATCGTTTTTAAGGATGAAAGTAGCAGTTTGGCTTATTTTAATTGTTAATTTAATTACAATTACTGCAATAGTAAAAGCTTTTGTTCCTAACCTTATGTTGTTAGGTTTTGTAGCTATTTCTTTAAGTTTAATTAACTTATTTAGAAACCACTACTCTACTATTTTTAGCAACATTGATAATGGGTTTATATTACCCTTGGATTTTAACGTTGTTTTTAAGACCATACTTATCATTCCGACAATCATCTCTCTAATCTTTTTTGGTGGGTATTTAATTTTTCTTACAGAAACTACAAGAGTGCTTATTTCTTTAGTTGCTATTAATTGGATGATACCGACTTTATCTATTTTAACAATCAGAAAGCCTAAACTTTTTATCATATTCTATATAATATTCATTGGCGTTATCTATTTAGCTTTTAGTTTGCCTGTAAGCTATGCAGCGATTTCTGTAGCTATGATATCTACTTTATTAAGTGTATTGCTTTTTAAGGGGGAGGTTTTATGTTAGCTAATAAGAGATTTCAAATAGAAAATATAGAGGGCAAACCATCTGGGTCAGCCCTTTGAATATTGCAACAGCAAAAACACCACTATGCAAAGTGGTGTTTTTGATTTTATAGCCCAAGCAGAGGAGTACGACTGCCACCTTGATGATGAGCTAAGTGTCACATTAGACTATCCTGAAGATGTTGAGTGGTAATTTGACTTTTAACAAGGGGCCTTAGTTGCACTGGGGAATACGTACTTAATCCTCTTGATTGAATTCACGATATAAATAAATTGTGGCCATCACTGCTAAAGGAAATGTAATAAAGGCAAAAACAGCTCTCAATAAAATTATAAATAGCATTGTTCCTACATTATAACTAAGAAAAACTGGAGTAAAAACAACTAGAAAAACTAATATTAAAAACAAAAATAATTTAAACCCTTTATCAGTTGTTAACTCCCAGCTTTTACTTAATGAATAAAAAACCCCTTTATCTTTATCGACCATATAATGTATAAAAAATAAATACCTAGATATCAAAAAAACTCCAAAAAGAAACGCAAACATCAAAATACCAAAAGCATTACTAACTGATAGTAAAATTTCTACTAAAATTATAAGCCCAATAAAAAATGGTATATATTTATAATTATTTACAAGGTCAATTGGTTTTACTTCTTCTATCTATCACCCCGCTACACCTTACACTATGATGACTTGTCTCATTAGGGAGATAACAGGCATATACTGCCCCGGCTGCGGCACCATTAGAGCTTTGACTCAAATGATACAAGGGAATTTTTTAGCAGCGATGTCTCATAATGTTTTAGCAGTATTATTTACACCGCTACTATTGTGGTATATAGCTTCAAGCATTGCTTTAGTGTTATCTGGCAAATCCCTTCCCCAGTTTTCTTTGTCTTCTAAAGGCGTTTGGGTGTTGTTGATAGTTGTGGTGCTATTTGGGGTTGCCAGAAATATACCCCTTTCACAGTTTGACCTAATAAGACCGTAAAATGGTAATCTAAAGGGCCTGATAGTTTCCATATATCAGGCCTGAATATTGCAACTGTCGCCGCTCCATAGCTTGTGAGCAAAACTCATACATTTCAGAGGCTCACAGGGAAGCTCTATACCAACAAGGACACATTGATTCTGTTTTGTATATGTAGTAGGCCAGATTGTTATTAGGAAAATCTTTTGGATAATTGATGGTTGAGACATTATCACATGTGAATCACTCTTGACACTATCAATTTTCCTCAAGTGTTTGACATCCTTTTAAATAACTGTTATCATAATTTAAAATAAAAATAGCTTATCAAGAATAGGGGAGAGAGTTAGCTCGTTGAACCTATGCCAACCTATTTTATAATAAGGTGGTTCTGCTAACATCGATAAGAACGGATTAGTTTGTTAAAAAATCCTTCCTACATGATGTTAGGAAGGATTTTTTGTATTTAGAAAAACTTAATATTTCTTATCAAGAGAGGTGGAGGGACTGGCCCTATGAAACCCGGCAACAGCCAGTTAAAACTGGAAATGTGCTAAATCCTACAGCTTTAAAGCTGAAAGATAAGAAGAAAATAGTATCTTAGGATCTAAAACACTTCTTATCTTTGGGGGAGTGTTTTTTTAGTGGATTAACTTAGCGCTCTTGACAAAGATGACTATTATTGGAAACAGGAGATGATTAAATGGGAGAAAATAAGAATCAAAAATCTAATGGATGGGCATTGTTACCGTTTTTTATTTTTGTAACAGTATTTTTGGGGGCTGGGGTTATTTTAGAAGTTCAAGGTGTAGACATGGCATTTTATGAGTTTCCAGCACCTATTGCTGCTTTATGTGGAGTTGTATCGGCTTTTATTGTGTTTAAAGGTACTGTTAGAGAAAAAATTGAAGACTTTATAAAAGGTTGTGGCAATGAAGATATTATTATTATGTGTATTATTTATCTGTTAGCAGGTGGATTTGCTGCGGTAACCGAAGCTATGGGGGGAATTGAATCTACTGTAAACTTAGGGCTAACCTATGTGCCCGCACAGTATGTAACTGCGGGGCTATTTATAATTTCCGCATTTGTTTCTGTGGCAACTGGATCATCTATGGGTTCTATTGCAGCAGTGGGTCCCATTGCAGTGGGAGTTGCTAACGCAGCTGGTACTGACTTAGCTTTTACTTTAGCTGCAGTGCTAGGGGGATGTATGTGTGGCGACAACTTATCAATAATTTCTGATACAACTATTGCGGCTACACGAACTCAAGGTGTTGCTATGAAAGATAAATTTAGAGTTAACTTGTTGATAGTCTTACCAGCAGCTTTACTAACAATTGTACTATTAATTTTCTTTGGGAACCCAGAGACAGTTGTAGAGATGGAAACATATGAGTATAATTTGACAAAAGTTATTCCTTACATCTTTGTACTAGTAGCTGCTATAGCTGGAATGAATGTTTTTGTTGTGTTAACTGGCGGTATTTTTATCTCAGGAGTTATAGGTATTTTTTATAGTCAGTTGTCTGTACTTACATTTGCGCAACAAACTTATCAAGGTTTTAGTGGAATGTTTGAGATTTTTTTGTTATCCATGTTTACAGGCGGACTGGCAGCTATGGTAACTAAAGCCGGGGGAGTGCAATTTTTGCTAGATAAAGTCCAAAAACTTATTAAAGGAACTAAATCTGCAGAACTAGGAATAGCGGCTTTAGTTTCATTAACAGATGCTGCTGTTGCTAACAACACAGTAGCTATTATAATAAATGGGCCTATTGTTAAAGAAATTAGTAATAAATATAAGATTGATCCTAGAAGAAGTGCAGCAATGCTGGATATTTTTGCATGCGTCATGCAGGGGGCAATACCTTATGGAGCCCAGATGCTGCTTATAGGCACACTGTCTGGAGGACAGGTTTCACCGTTAAATATTATACCGTTATTATGGTACCAAATGTTTTTAGCGGTAGCAGCTATAATTTCAATTTACATTCCTTATGCCAACGGTCTAATTAATAAACCACCTTGGAATTGGGATAAAAAAGAAAAAGAAGTAGAATAAGGAAATATATCATATGACGACAGCTCCTTGTGGAGAAAAACATCTGGGGCAGGATTGCAATGTTGGAATTTTCACCGATTCATGGCTGAAGGCAAAAAATTACAATATTTCAGACCGATATGGATTTTAGCCCTACTTTTATTTATCCTTGCTATCTAGATATGAGCAAGCTGATAATGCAGCTATATTTCCTTCGCCGGCTGCCTTAATGTATTGGTGCGGTTGACCCACAATATCCCCAGCAGCAAAACAACCGTCTAGATTAGTTTTCATATTGTTATCAACTTCAACATGATTGTTTTTTACACTTAACCCAGGAACAAGATGAGCTGGTGATATACTATCACGCAGTATAAAAACCCCATCTATGTCAAGGTTTGTGTTTTTCAGCACTAGTTGATCGGCCTTGTTTACACCTGTTATTTTTAGAGGGATATCTTTAACTACCTCGATGTCTTTATTTACGCTTATTTCTTCTTTATACATAGGAATGTAATAAACTTTAGAAGCTACAGTGGACAAAAAATTTGCCTCCGACTCATCCTTTTTATTTTGGGCTATTACTGCTACAATCTTGTTTTTATATAAAGCGGCGTCACAGGTTGCACAATATCCCACTCCTTTTCCTAAAAATTCCTCCTCACCTTTAAAAGGTTTACCAAAATTAACACCTGAAGCTAGTATAATAGTTGATGCTTCATATACCTGGTCGTTGGCCATTAAAGCATAGTAATCACCCATAGCGTAGATGTTGTTAATTTTCTCATTGGTGATATTTATATCCATCTTATTTAGGTGATTAACAAAACTGTTTTTTAACTCTATTCCGCTGACATTTGGGAAACCTAAATAATTATCTATTTGCTTAGCTTTGATTAATTTATTACTTAGATCGTCAGAGCCAAAAATAATAAAATTTTTGCCTCTTATTTTAGCATTTAATGCAGCAGATAAGCCGGCCGGACCACTCCCGACTATAGCAATGTCATACCTTGTTGACATAATTGATCACATCCTTTTATTTATTTTAAGTATTTTTAAGATTAGCTTAGTTGCAAGCATAGTTTTATACTATCTTTATACCCCTTTGGGGTATAAAGATAGTATATCTTATTGCTTAAATGATTACAATTATAATTACTAAACTTTTTGTTAATTTAGATAATAACTAGCTTTTAAGGAGAGAAAGCCTGTCTGTAATATTGCGATTTTTACCGCTGCATAGCTAGTGAGCAAAATCTTTCAAAGCCATATGGTGATCACTCTACTAACAAGTACGACAAAGGCTGATCACACAAAGTCCCAGTTATTAGCTGTTTAAGAATAGTCCTCAAGCTATTACGGCAAAGAGCAAGTTATAAAACCAAGGATAGGGCAAGGGGCAAAAGTCAGCTTTGCTCTATGGCAACTTCTGCTAGAATCATAGCAGCATACCACGGCTCAAGTTGATTTAACGTATTTTCTCCACCACTTACTTCATAGAAGATATCTTTGGAACCAATAGATTCAGTAGAGCACATGCTACTAAAAAACCTACTATCATAAGTGCAAAATATTCATTAACCTAGCTTTCATAAGTACAGCCTCCTAAAATTAATACCTAAGATTAAAATGTGTCCCTTAAAGGATTAGGGGGCTATCTTTTTTTTATTAAAATTATAAAGAACAACAAGACTTTTTATAAAGTGCTTCAAAAATGAAAAGCATCTTATTATTGGTAATCACTATCTTTATTTTGCCGTTTGTATGACAGCTTGACCATAGCTAAATTAACAGCTACGGTACCTAAAAAGAAAAAGAGGGTTAGAAATATAATTTTTAAGTTAAAATCATTCTCTATAAAGATAGCATATAACAATCCAAATAAAGTAGAAGCCAAAAGTCCCTGCAAAAAAGCGGCCTTTTTAATTTTTTGGAAATCTTTTTTGTAGCTAACTATTGGCTGCAGTATTCCCATATAAACTAGTCTGATTACAAAATATAAGGAACCTATTAACCAAGTAAAAAAGGTAATAGCTACCTCATTAAAAGGAACTTCTAATACTATAAGGCGATAAAAATTATCAAGAAGCAGCCCGAACAAAAAAATCATCATAACTTGATTTACAACCTTGTCAACTTGTTGCTCTACTCGTTCATCTTTTACTTTTTTAAACATATAAATCCTCCTTATAAACTGTCATCCCAAAAAATGTCGTCTAGGGTTTTATCTAAAGCTTTACATATTGATATGCAAAGTTTTAGGCTGGGATTGTATTTCCCTTGCTCAATTAAACTGATAGTTTGCCTTGTAACTTCTACCCTTTCAGCTAGCTGTTGTTGAGACAACTGCTTAGCAGTTCTAGCTAATTTAAGCTTGATATTTTGTGCAGGTATAACCATCCCTCCCAACATTTTAAATTCAATACCATGCTAACATTTATAAACAGTAAATGCAATATATATATTGCAAGATGCAATATATATATTTAATTTAAATTTGATAGTCTTTTATCATTATATGGAGGGGGGTCAATTGTATTAAAACTAAAGAAAAGTGTATAATCTAGGGGGTACAATATGGAGCACAATGACCACAATTTTATAGCAAAGGCGCACTAAAAATTCTTGGGGTAAGACTTCTGATATTTCAATACTGTAGTTCCTCTATTTATTAGGGAAAAGGCAGAGTAAAACAAGCCTTAAACCATGAAAACACCACTTTTATAAAAGGTGGTGTTTTTTTATAATAAAAAAATTCAAGATTTTTAGAGGGGGTAACGCCCAAAAATAAAGGATAGTGATAAATATCACACAATTTTTTGAAAACAATCATTGAAAAAACAGAATACAACCTATATAATGAACACATAAAAACAAAACCGAACATAAAAGAACAAACAGTTTGTTTGTTTATGTTTGCGAGGGGGGTGGTTTTAATGTTGCCAGCAGAGCGACGTAAAGAAATCATTGAAGTGCTTAAAAGAGACGAAAAGATAGTAGTTGATGAGGTGGCGGCTAAACTCAATGTATCACCTATGACTATAAGAAGGGACCTTCAACAGCTTGAAAAAGAGGAGGTTCTAACAAGAACCCACGGTGGAGCTGTGTTAGGTGAAAAGCTAACTCAAGAAATTCCATATGATGAAAAAAAGCAGGAAAACACAGAAGCTAAGGAAAAAATAGCAGATCAAGCTGCAACTTTAATAGAGGATGGATATACCATAATTTTAGATGCAGGGACAACTAATATGGCGATTGCAAAAAGACTGGATAAGTTTAAAAATATAAAGGTTGTTACAAACGACCTGTTAATTGCCTCTTATCTTTCCCAACAAGAAGTTGACGTTTATTGTAGTGGTGGGGAGATACAAAAAAACACCGGTGCATGTTTTGGATCGGCGGCGTTAAGGTTTTTTAGTGAGCTATATGCCGACATAGCCTTTGTAGGAACTTCTGCAGTGGATGTTGTAGCCGGGATAACAACCCCAACCTTAGATAAAGCTGAATTGAAAAAGAGAATGCTTTCAGCAGGTGAGAAAAAGGTGCTAGTGGCTGATAGCTCCAAGTTTGGCAAAAAAAGCTTTGCTAAGGTGGTAGATTTAAGGGATTTAGATGTGGTAATAACCGATTCTGACCTTCCACAAAACTTAATAGACACTATAAACTCAGAACAAGAATCAATTAAAGCTACAATTGTTTAATATAGGAGGCGTAAAAGATGTCAAAGGTGGTAATCATAGCTGACGATTTAACAGGTGCCAATGCTACTGGAGTGCTACTGGCTAGGAAGGGATTTAAAACTGGAACTTATCTTAATATTGATAGATACTCTAAAGATAATAACTGCGAAGTAATATCTATAAGCACTGATAGTAGAGCTATTGGTGCAGAAAGTGCTTATCAACGTGTGCAAAGTGTTGCCCAGTTTTTTAAAGGTGATGATGTTTCTTTATTTGCCAATAGAATTGATTCCACATTGAGAGGGAATATTGGAGCTGAAACTGAGGCCCTTTTGGATATTTTAGAAGATCATATGGCTATCGTGGTTTGTTCTTTTCCTTCATCGGGCAGGACATCTGTCGGGGGGTATCTGACTGTTGATTCTTTGCCGCTGGAGAAAACTGCCGTGGCTCAAGACCCTAAAACTCCCATTAGTCAATCATATATTCCACAGCTAATTCAAGAGCAAACAGACTATTCTTTAGGCTTTATTCCCTTAAAAGTAGTGTTAAAAGGTAGCGCTACTATAGCTGTTCAGCTTGCAAAACAAAGGGAATTGGGCAACAGAATTGT from Proteinivorax hydrogeniformans harbors:
- a CDS encoding DUF2752 domain-containing protein, whose amino-acid sequence is MTCLIREITGIYCPGCGTIRALTQMIQGNFLAAMSHNVLAVLFTPLLLWYIASSIALVLSGKSLPQFSLSSKGVWVLLIVVVLFGVARNIPLSQFDLIRP
- a CDS encoding Na+/H+ antiporter NhaC family protein, with amino-acid sequence MGENKNQKSNGWALLPFFIFVTVFLGAGVILEVQGVDMAFYEFPAPIAALCGVVSAFIVFKGTVREKIEDFIKGCGNEDIIIMCIIYLLAGGFAAVTEAMGGIESTVNLGLTYVPAQYVTAGLFIISAFVSVATGSSMGSIAAVGPIAVGVANAAGTDLAFTLAAVLGGCMCGDNLSIISDTTIAATRTQGVAMKDKFRVNLLIVLPAALLTIVLLIFFGNPETVVEMETYEYNLTKVIPYIFVLVAAIAGMNVFVVLTGGIFISGVIGIFYSQLSVLTFAQQTYQGFSGMFEIFLLSMFTGGLAAMVTKAGGVQFLLDKVQKLIKGTKSAELGIAALVSLTDAAVANNTVAIIINGPIVKEISNKYKIDPRRSAAMLDIFACVMQGAIPYGAQMLLIGTLSGGQVSPLNIIPLLWYQMFLAVAAIISIYIPYANGLINKPPWNWDKKEKEVE
- a CDS encoding NAD(P)/FAD-dependent oxidoreductase, producing MSTRYDIAIVGSGPAGLSAALNAKIRGKNFIIFGSDDLSNKLIKAKQIDNYLGFPNVSGIELKNSFVNHLNKMDINITNEKINNIYAMGDYYALMANDQVYEASTIILASGVNFGKPFKGEEEFLGKGVGYCATCDAALYKNKIVAVIAQNKKDESEANFLSTVASKVYYIPMYKEEISVNKDIEVVKDIPLKITGVNKADQLVLKNTNLDIDGVFILRDSISPAHLVPGLSVKNNHVEVDNNMKTNLDGCFAAGDIVGQPHQYIKAAGEGNIAALSACSYLDSKDK
- a CDS encoding DUF6773 family protein, encoding MFKKVKDERVEQQVDKVVNQVMMIFLFGLLLDNFYRLIVLEVPFNEVAITFFTWLIGSLYFVIRLVYMGILQPIVSYKKDFQKIKKAAFLQGLLASTLFGLLYAIFIENDFNLKIIFLTLFFFLGTVAVNLAMVKLSYKRQNKDSDYQ
- a CDS encoding helix-turn-helix transcriptional regulator, which codes for MVIPAQNIKLKLARTAKQLSQQQLAERVEVTRQTISLIEQGKYNPSLKLCISICKALDKTLDDIFWDDSL
- a CDS encoding DeoR/GlpR family DNA-binding transcription regulator codes for the protein MLPAERRKEIIEVLKRDEKIVVDEVAAKLNVSPMTIRRDLQQLEKEEVLTRTHGGAVLGEKLTQEIPYDEKKQENTEAKEKIADQAATLIEDGYTIILDAGTTNMAIAKRLDKFKNIKVVTNDLLIASYLSQQEVDVYCSGGEIQKNTGACFGSAALRFFSELYADIAFVGTSAVDVVAGITTPTLDKAELKKRMLSAGEKKVLVADSSKFGKKSFAKVVDLRDLDVVITDSDLPQNLIDTINSEQESIKATIV